The Mycobacterium seoulense genome has a window encoding:
- a CDS encoding dihydrolipoamide acetyltransferase family protein: MIEFKMPSLGSDMDEGTLNEWLVKPGDKVTRGQVVAIVETTKAAVEVECWQEGIVNELVVPIGETVQVGTTLATLAEPGEQAEKQPVPRPSTQAPAKPAAAPPKPPPAPSAPPAAAGRRRWVSPAARRLATSLGVDIDAVSGTGPQGAVTINDVEHAAAAKPVAPKPAAQPGAKPTAADRAAQMRKSIAAAMSRSKREIPHYYLSEEIMLEKALSWLTTRNAQRSIDERVLPAVLLLKAVGVAAQRFAEFNGFWREAGFEPATGVHVGVGISLRGGGLVAPAIHDVPEKKLDELMGDLTDLVARARSFSLRSSEMSDPTITVTNLGDQGVDAVFGVIYPPQVAIVGFGQPAERVCVIDGGIRVVTTVQATLAADHRASDGHRGALFLAAINELLQQPDLLEK, from the coding sequence GTGATCGAATTCAAGATGCCCTCACTCGGCTCCGACATGGATGAGGGCACCCTCAACGAGTGGCTGGTCAAACCCGGGGACAAGGTCACTCGCGGCCAGGTCGTGGCGATCGTCGAGACCACCAAGGCCGCGGTCGAGGTCGAATGCTGGCAGGAGGGCATCGTCAACGAGCTCGTCGTGCCGATCGGCGAAACCGTCCAGGTGGGAACGACATTGGCCACGCTGGCGGAGCCCGGCGAGCAGGCGGAGAAGCAGCCCGTGCCCCGCCCGTCGACGCAGGCCCCCGCCAAACCGGCGGCAGCGCCGCCGAAGCCGCCGCCGGCCCCCAGCGCTCCCCCGGCCGCCGCCGGGCGGCGCCGCTGGGTCTCGCCCGCCGCGCGCCGGCTGGCGACGTCGCTCGGGGTCGACATCGACGCGGTGAGCGGCACCGGACCGCAGGGCGCCGTCACCATCAACGACGTCGAGCACGCGGCCGCGGCCAAGCCGGTCGCGCCCAAGCCGGCCGCGCAGCCCGGGGCCAAGCCGACGGCGGCCGACCGCGCGGCGCAGATGCGAAAGTCGATCGCCGCGGCGATGAGCCGGTCGAAGCGGGAGATCCCGCACTACTATCTCTCCGAAGAGATCATGCTGGAAAAGGCGCTGTCCTGGCTGACGACCAGGAACGCGCAGCGGTCCATCGACGAACGGGTGTTGCCGGCCGTCCTGCTCCTGAAGGCCGTCGGTGTCGCCGCCCAGCGGTTCGCCGAGTTCAACGGATTCTGGCGGGAAGCGGGGTTCGAGCCCGCCACCGGAGTTCACGTCGGTGTCGGCATCTCGCTGCGGGGCGGGGGCCTCGTCGCGCCGGCCATCCACGACGTCCCGGAGAAGAAGCTGGACGAGTTGATGGGCGACCTCACCGATCTGGTGGCCCGGGCGCGGTCCTTCTCGCTGCGCAGTTCGGAGATGTCGGACCCGACCATCACGGTCACCAACCTCGGCGACCAGGGCGTCGACGCCGTCTTCGGCGTCATCTACCCGCCGCAGGTCGCGATCGTCGGCTTCGGCCAGCCGGCCGAGCGGGTCTGCGTCATCGACGGCGGGATCCGGGTCGTCACGACGGTTCAGGCCACGCTCGCCGCCGACCACCGCGCCAGCGACGGGCACCGGGGCGCGCTGTTCCTCGCCGCCATCAACGAGCTGCTCCAGCAGCCCGACCTCCTAGAAAAGTGA
- a CDS encoding universal stress protein — MTELDAKSVVVGINGSQAAVNAAKWAVDEAVSRQLPLRLVYVIAGREAPGGSAPTSEWALERAEVALSQAEWALQRVAKPVDVETAILSGDPAQVLVGQSQDAALVCVGTARRGWASDGLLGPTAAGLVAHAHCPVAVIRTNPDGSPTQLGVIAVVLNDDPDNDEVVHQAMEEGRRRHATVRQIDRRLNSWVRRYPDVHVQTVAAGTGAKSGEKPGGAIELAVVGSADADEMVGLATPNCHPIVGYPDCSVLVVRH; from the coding sequence ATGACGGAGCTGGACGCGAAGTCGGTGGTCGTGGGCATCAACGGCTCGCAAGCCGCGGTGAACGCCGCCAAATGGGCGGTCGACGAGGCGGTGAGCCGGCAACTGCCCCTGCGCCTCGTGTATGTCATCGCCGGCCGCGAGGCGCCGGGCGGGTCGGCGCCCACTTCCGAATGGGCACTCGAGCGCGCGGAAGTGGCGCTGTCGCAGGCCGAGTGGGCCCTGCAGAGGGTGGCGAAGCCGGTCGACGTGGAGACCGCGATCCTCTCGGGGGACCCGGCGCAGGTGCTGGTGGGCCAGTCCCAGGACGCGGCGCTGGTCTGCGTCGGCACCGCCAGGCGCGGCTGGGCCTCCGACGGGCTGTTGGGCCCCACCGCGGCGGGTCTGGTGGCACACGCGCACTGCCCGGTGGCCGTCATCCGCACCAATCCCGACGGATCGCCGACGCAGCTTGGCGTGATCGCCGTGGTGCTCAACGACGACCCCGACAACGACGAGGTCGTGCACCAGGCCATGGAGGAGGGGCGGCGTCGCCACGCCACCGTGCGCCAGATCGACCGGCGACTCAACAGCTGGGTCCGCCGCTATCCGGATGTCCACGTGCAGACCGTCGCGGCGGGGACCGGTGCGAAATCCGGCGAAAAGCCGGGTGGCGCAATTGAACTGGCGGTGGTGGGCAGCGCCGACGCCGACGAGATGGTGGGGCTGGCCACGCCGAACTGCCATCCGATCGTCGGCTATCCCGACTGCTCGGTACTTGTGGTCCGCCACTAA
- a CDS encoding DUF1918 domain-containing protein yields the protein MHANKGDWLVIKSGTIGRPDVRGLITSVRSPNGEPPYRVRWLATGEEATVFPGPDAIIVTAAEQKAADERALSRFTAIQAAIRDRARGA from the coding sequence ATGCACGCCAATAAGGGGGACTGGCTCGTCATCAAGAGCGGAACGATCGGCCGCCCGGATGTGCGCGGGTTGATCACCTCGGTGCGTTCGCCGAACGGTGAACCGCCCTACCGCGTCCGGTGGCTGGCCACCGGGGAGGAAGCAACCGTGTTCCCGGGCCCCGACGCGATCATCGTCACGGCCGCGGAGCAGAAAGCCGCCGACGAGCGGGCCCTGTCCCGGTTCACCGCGATACAGGCCGCCATCCGGGACCGGGCTCGGGGCGCGTAG
- the pdhA gene encoding pyruvate dehydrogenase (acetyl-transferring) E1 component subunit alpha — MTDTKLAHELLSDMVRVRRMEEKCAELYSAAKIRGFLHLYVGEEAVAAGSLRALADDDAVVATYREHAHALLRGIPMPSIMAEMFGKQEGCSRGRGGSMHLFDAARRFYGGNAIVAGGLPLAVGIALADAMLQQKRVTACYFGDGAVAEGAFHESLNMAALWNLPVLFCCENNLYAMGTALDRAQSQTDLTVKAAAYRVPTLAVDGMDVEACHAAAQQGVDHVRDTGGPFFIEFRTYRFRAHSMFDPELYRDKAEVERWRERDPIQAFTEKCLGDGTLSDADVRAIEDAAATEIEEAVAFADAGTWEDVADLERDVLTEEAVR, encoded by the coding sequence ATGACCGATACCAAACTCGCCCACGAGCTCCTGTCGGACATGGTCCGCGTGCGACGCATGGAGGAGAAGTGCGCGGAACTCTACAGCGCGGCCAAGATTCGCGGATTCCTCCACCTGTACGTCGGTGAGGAGGCCGTGGCCGCCGGGTCGCTGCGCGCGCTCGCCGACGACGACGCGGTGGTCGCGACCTACCGCGAGCACGCGCACGCGCTGCTGCGCGGCATCCCGATGCCCTCGATCATGGCCGAGATGTTCGGCAAGCAGGAGGGCTGCTCGCGCGGCCGGGGCGGTTCGATGCACCTGTTCGACGCGGCCAGGCGGTTCTACGGCGGCAACGCGATCGTGGCCGGCGGCCTGCCGCTCGCGGTGGGCATCGCGCTGGCCGACGCCATGCTGCAGCAGAAGCGGGTGACCGCCTGCTACTTCGGCGACGGCGCGGTGGCCGAAGGCGCGTTTCACGAGTCGTTGAACATGGCGGCGCTGTGGAACCTGCCGGTGCTGTTCTGTTGCGAGAACAACCTTTACGCGATGGGCACCGCGCTCGACCGGGCCCAGTCGCAGACCGACCTCACCGTCAAGGCGGCCGCCTACCGAGTCCCCACGCTGGCCGTCGACGGCATGGATGTCGAGGCGTGCCATGCGGCCGCGCAGCAGGGCGTCGACCACGTCCGCGACACCGGCGGCCCGTTCTTCATCGAATTCCGCACCTACCGGTTCCGCGCGCATTCGATGTTCGACCCGGAACTGTACCGGGACAAGGCCGAGGTCGAACGGTGGCGCGAGCGCGACCCGATCCAGGCGTTCACCGAGAAGTGCTTGGGCGATGGCACGCTGTCCGACGCCGACGTGCGCGCGATCGAGGACGCGGCCGCCACCGAGATCGAGGAGGCGGTGGCGTTCGCCGACGCCGGAACCTGGGAGGACGTGGCGGATTTGGAACGCGACGTGCTGACGGAAGAGGCGGTGCGATGA
- a CDS encoding alpha-ketoacid dehydrogenase subunit beta: protein MKTSYRTAVHDALRDALRDDPRVVLMGEDVGRYGGTYAASKGLLEEFGPDRVRDTPLSELGFVGIGIGAALNGLRPIVEVMTVNFSLLALDQIVNTAAALRHMSGGQFSVPIVVRMATGAGRQLGAQHSHSLEPWYAHIPGIKVLAPATVEDGYGMLGPALADPDPVVIFEHVQLYNTSTDVDALAPTDISRAAVRRSGADVSLITYGGSLPKTLDAANELSLAGIDCEVIDLRVLRPLDDATILDSVRKTHRAVVVDEAWRTGSLAAEVTARVMEGAFYDLDAPVARVCSNEVPMPYAKHLEEAALPQAHKIVAAVQSLFGERS from the coding sequence ATGAAGACCAGCTACCGGACCGCAGTCCACGACGCGCTGCGCGACGCCCTGCGTGACGACCCGCGCGTGGTGCTGATGGGCGAGGACGTCGGGCGGTATGGGGGAACATACGCAGCCTCCAAGGGCCTGCTCGAGGAATTCGGCCCCGATCGCGTTCGGGACACGCCGCTTTCGGAATTGGGCTTCGTCGGCATCGGGATCGGCGCGGCGCTGAACGGGTTGCGACCGATCGTGGAAGTCATGACGGTGAACTTCAGCCTGTTGGCGCTCGATCAGATCGTCAATACCGCCGCGGCCCTGCGTCATATGTCCGGCGGGCAGTTCTCGGTGCCGATCGTCGTCCGGATGGCGACGGGCGCCGGGCGCCAGCTCGGCGCCCAGCACTCGCACAGCCTCGAGCCGTGGTACGCCCACATCCCCGGCATCAAGGTCCTCGCCCCGGCCACCGTCGAGGACGGGTACGGCATGCTCGGTCCGGCCCTGGCCGACCCGGACCCGGTGGTGATCTTCGAACACGTCCAGCTCTACAACACCTCGACGGACGTCGACGCTCTCGCGCCGACCGACATCTCGCGGGCGGCGGTCCGCCGCAGCGGCGCCGACGTCAGCCTGATCACCTACGGCGGGAGCCTGCCCAAGACGCTCGACGCCGCCAACGAGCTCTCGCTGGCCGGAATCGACTGCGAGGTCATCGATCTGCGTGTGCTGCGTCCCCTCGACGACGCCACCATCCTGGACTCCGTGCGCAAGACGCATCGCGCGGTGGTGGTCGACGAGGCGTGGCGCACCGGCAGCCTGGCCGCGGAGGTCACGGCACGCGTGATGGAGGGCGCGTTCTACGACCTCGATGCGCCGGTGGCCCGGGTGTGCAGCAACGAAGTGCCCATGCCCTACGCCAAGCACCTCGAAGAGGCCGCCCTGCCCCAGGCCCATAAGATCGTCGCCGCCGTGCAGAGCCTGTTCGGAGAACGGTCGTGA
- a CDS encoding erythromycin esterase family protein codes for MTRAADAARRSSPRRVFRDRGEAGRVLANLLGAYRDRPDVIVLGLARGGIPVAWEVAAALRAPLDAFIVRKLGAPGHEEFAVGALASGGRVVVNDDVVRGLRITPQELRAVAEREGRELIRREAAYRDGRPPVDVAGKTVILVDDGLATGASMSAAVQALREAEPAHIVVAVPAAPESTCREFAGLVDDVVCASMPTPFLAVGESFWDFRQVTDEEVRRLLATPTTGAPTSAAAHTPAELIDRAAVDAPAGVPPRETLDELIGDARIVLIGESSHGTHEFYQARAEITKWLIEEKGFCAVAAEADWPDAYRVNRYVRGIGDDTSAEEALSGFERFPAWMWRNTVVRDFVEWLRTRNRRHENNGQRQAGFYGLDLYSLHRSMHEVIAYLDKIDPRAAARARERYACFDHASADDGQAYGFSAAFGAGPSCETEAIDQLVDIQRNALAYARRDGLLAEDELFYAHQNAQTVHNAEVYYRAMFSGRVTSWNLRDKHMAQTLEALLKHLDRHQQVPSARIVVWAHNSHVGDARATEVWSDGQLTLGQLVRQRHGDESRLIGFSTYSGTVTAASDWGGIAERKVVRPALNGSIEELLHETGRGEFLVSPHLGSGAAEPLGAVRLGRAIGVIYRPETERQSHYFHVRPADQFDAMIHIDRSRALEPLEVTSVWVAGETPETYPSGL; via the coding sequence ATGACCAGAGCCGCTGACGCTGCCCGGCGCTCTTCGCCACGGCGCGTGTTCCGCGACCGCGGTGAGGCCGGCCGGGTCCTGGCGAACCTCCTCGGCGCCTACCGCGATCGGCCCGATGTGATCGTGCTGGGGCTGGCGCGCGGCGGCATCCCCGTGGCGTGGGAGGTGGCGGCGGCGCTGCGTGCGCCGTTGGACGCCTTCATCGTGCGCAAGCTCGGCGCCCCCGGCCACGAGGAGTTCGCCGTGGGAGCGTTGGCGAGCGGGGGCCGCGTCGTGGTCAACGACGACGTCGTGCGGGGTTTGCGGATCACCCCGCAGGAATTACGCGCCGTCGCCGAACGCGAAGGCCGGGAACTGATCCGGCGCGAGGCCGCCTACCGCGACGGCCGCCCACCCGTGGACGTGGCCGGCAAGACGGTCATCCTTGTCGACGACGGATTGGCCACCGGCGCAAGCATGTCCGCGGCGGTGCAGGCGCTTCGCGAAGCCGAGCCGGCCCACATCGTCGTCGCCGTGCCGGCAGCGCCCGAGTCGACGTGCCGGGAATTCGCCGGCCTGGTCGACGATGTCGTATGCGCGAGCATGCCCACCCCGTTCCTCGCGGTCGGGGAGTCGTTCTGGGATTTCCGCCAGGTCACCGACGAGGAGGTGCGCCGGCTGCTGGCCACCCCGACGACCGGGGCGCCGACGAGCGCCGCGGCGCACACGCCCGCCGAGCTGATCGACCGGGCGGCCGTCGACGCGCCCGCGGGGGTCCCCCCACGCGAGACGCTCGATGAGCTGATCGGCGATGCGCGCATCGTGCTCATCGGTGAAAGCTCGCACGGCACGCACGAGTTCTACCAGGCCCGCGCGGAGATCACGAAGTGGCTGATCGAGGAGAAGGGTTTCTGCGCCGTCGCGGCCGAGGCCGACTGGCCCGACGCCTACCGGGTGAATCGCTACGTCCGCGGCATCGGGGACGACACGAGCGCCGAGGAGGCGTTGAGCGGTTTCGAGCGCTTTCCCGCCTGGATGTGGCGCAACACCGTCGTCCGTGACTTCGTCGAGTGGTTGCGCACCCGAAACCGGCGGCACGAGAACAACGGCCAGCGGCAGGCCGGGTTCTACGGACTGGATCTCTACAGCCTGCACCGGTCGATGCACGAGGTGATCGCCTACCTCGACAAGATCGACCCCAGGGCGGCGGCGCGGGCACGCGAACGCTACGCCTGCTTCGACCACGCCTCGGCGGATGACGGTCAGGCGTACGGGTTCTCGGCGGCCTTCGGCGCCGGCCCGTCGTGTGAGACCGAAGCGATCGATCAGCTGGTCGACATCCAGCGCAATGCGTTGGCGTATGCGCGCCGCGACGGACTGCTCGCCGAGGACGAGTTGTTCTACGCCCACCAAAACGCCCAGACGGTGCACAACGCGGAGGTGTACTACCGGGCGATGTTCAGTGGGCGGGTCACCTCGTGGAACCTGCGGGACAAGCACATGGCGCAGACGCTCGAGGCGCTGCTCAAGCATCTGGACCGCCACCAGCAGGTGCCGTCGGCGCGAATCGTCGTGTGGGCACACAACTCCCACGTCGGGGATGCGCGCGCCACCGAAGTGTGGTCCGACGGACAGCTCACCCTCGGCCAACTGGTCCGGCAGCGGCACGGCGACGAATCACGTCTGATCGGCTTCAGCACCTACTCGGGCACGGTCACAGCGGCGAGCGACTGGGGCGGCATCGCCGAACGCAAGGTCGTCCGCCCGGCGCTCAACGGGAGCATCGAAGAACTCCTGCACGAGACGGGCAGGGGCGAGTTCCTGGTGTCGCCGCACCTGGGCTCGGGGGCCGCGGAGCCGCTGGGCGCGGTCCGGTTGGGGCGCGCCATCGGCGTGATCTACCGGCCCGAGACCGAGCGGCAGAGCCACTACTTCCATGTCCGGCCGGCCGACCAGTTCGACGCGATGATTCACATCGACCGATCCCGGGCGCTGGAACCCTTGGAGGTCACCAGCGTGTGGGTCGCGGGCGAAACGCCCGAAACGTACCCGAGCGGTCTGTAG
- a CDS encoding Acg family FMN-binding oxidoreductase, which translates to MTPTMVDNKVLTRGVELACRAPSLHNSQPWRWIAGGPTVDLFADPGRVVPSADSSGRESIISCGAVLDHFRVAMAAEGWETEVDEFPNPNNLDHLAAIDFATADYVGVARRDRAAAIVRRRTDRRPFGAPRGWASFEPVLRSAFDPDLARLDVLADDARPRLVEAARLNEALRRYDDDYQHELRWWTAPGRHDDGIPEALVNQTRAVDVNRQFPDEEHTRASSAGPQDQAKVLVLSTPGDSRADAFGCGQALSAVLLECTIAGFATCTVTHVTELRPSRNMIFELIPDAEAVPQVLIRVGAAPPGRGAPEPTPRRGISDVLEMRQ; encoded by the coding sequence ATGACCCCAACGATGGTCGACAACAAAGTGCTCACCCGTGGGGTGGAGCTCGCGTGCCGGGCACCCTCGCTGCACAACAGCCAGCCTTGGCGATGGATCGCCGGCGGTCCGACCGTCGACCTCTTCGCCGACCCCGGCCGCGTGGTGCCCTCGGCCGACAGCTCGGGCCGCGAGTCGATCATCAGCTGCGGCGCGGTGCTCGATCACTTCCGGGTCGCGATGGCCGCCGAGGGGTGGGAGACCGAGGTAGACGAGTTTCCCAATCCCAACAACCTCGATCACCTGGCCGCGATCGACTTCGCCACCGCCGACTACGTCGGCGTAGCCCGACGAGACCGCGCCGCGGCGATCGTGCGCCGCAGGACCGACCGGCGCCCGTTCGGTGCGCCCAGGGGTTGGGCGTCGTTCGAGCCGGTGCTGCGCAGCGCCTTCGACCCCGACCTGGCCCGCCTCGACGTACTGGCCGACGACGCACGGCCGCGGCTGGTCGAGGCCGCCCGCCTCAACGAGGCGTTGCGCCGCTACGACGACGACTATCAGCACGAATTACGTTGGTGGACGGCGCCGGGCAGGCACGACGACGGCATACCCGAAGCGCTGGTGAACCAGACGCGCGCCGTCGACGTGAACCGCCAGTTTCCCGACGAGGAGCACACCCGCGCGAGTTCGGCGGGTCCTCAGGATCAGGCGAAGGTGCTCGTGCTGTCCACACCCGGGGACAGCCGTGCGGACGCCTTCGGCTGCGGCCAGGCGCTTTCGGCGGTCCTGCTGGAGTGCACCATAGCCGGCTTCGCGACCTGCACCGTGACGCACGTGACGGAGCTGCGACCCAGCCGGAACATGATTTTCGAACTCATCCCCGATGCCGAAGCGGTACCCCAGGTATTGATCCGCGTCGGCGCCGCACCCCCGGGCCGGGGGGCTCCGGAACCGACTCCGCGGCGGGGGATAAGCGACGTCTTGGAGATGCGCCAATAG
- a CDS encoding 1-phosphofructokinase family hexose kinase, which yields METPAEWGEDRAQIVTLTMNPALDITTSVGVVRPTDKLRCSATRYDPGGGGINVARVARVLGASVLAVFPAGGSHGGLVTSLLSDAEVPFRRIPISAQTRESFTVNETSTGQQYRFVLPGPELTVAEQERCLDLLKIAAESAGFVVASGSLPPGVPADYYQGVADICQQLGVPLILDTSGGGLQHISSGVFLLKASVRELRECVGRRLATEPEQFAAAHELIESGRAQVVVVSLGPYGALLATRHTSHRFSAIPMRGGSGVGAGDAMVAAITVALSRGWPLAKSVRFGIAAGTAKLMTPGTEVCERADVERLFDLVGEPNDVTDIGTNGIRAEA from the coding sequence ATGGAGACGCCTGCCGAGTGGGGTGAGGACCGCGCGCAGATCGTGACGCTGACCATGAATCCGGCGCTCGACATCACGACGAGCGTCGGCGTGGTGCGGCCGACCGATAAATTGCGCTGCTCCGCGACTCGTTACGACCCGGGCGGAGGAGGTATCAACGTGGCCCGGGTCGCGCGGGTCCTGGGAGCCTCGGTGCTGGCGGTGTTTCCCGCGGGCGGCTCGCACGGCGGGCTCGTCACGAGCCTGCTCAGCGACGCGGAGGTGCCGTTCCGGCGGATTCCGATCAGCGCGCAGACGCGGGAGAGCTTCACGGTCAACGAGACCAGCACCGGCCAGCAATACCGGTTCGTCCTGCCGGGCCCGGAGCTGACCGTTGCGGAGCAGGAGCGGTGCCTCGACCTGCTGAAGATCGCGGCCGAATCGGCCGGCTTCGTCGTGGCAAGCGGCAGCCTGCCGCCGGGTGTGCCGGCCGACTATTACCAGGGCGTCGCCGATATCTGCCAACAGCTGGGCGTGCCACTCATTTTGGATACGTCCGGCGGCGGCTTGCAGCACATCTCCTCCGGGGTGTTTCTGCTCAAGGCGAGCGTGCGGGAACTCAGGGAATGCGTCGGCCGCCGGCTCGCCACCGAGCCAGAGCAGTTCGCCGCCGCCCACGAGCTGATCGAGAGTGGTCGCGCACAAGTGGTGGTGGTATCCCTCGGTCCTTACGGGGCGCTGTTGGCGACACGCCACACCAGCCACCGGTTTTCGGCGATACCGATGCGCGGCGGCAGCGGCGTCGGTGCGGGCGACGCGATGGTTGCCGCGATCACCGTGGCCCTCAGTCGCGGCTGGCCGCTGGCGAAGTCCGTGCGATTCGGAATCGCCGCCGGCACCGCGAAGCTGATGACCCCCGGCACGGAGGTCTGCGAGCGCGCCGACGTGGAGCGGTTGTTCGACCTCGTCGGCGAGCCCAACGACGTCACCGACATCGGGACGAACGGCATCCGGGCTGAGGCCTAA
- the acsA gene encoding acetate--CoA ligase translates to MDVIHKTAADSRVRPNLTDYEHERARFDWSDVPNLCEGMGPGLCNIAYAALDRHAGGPAATRTALRFVADRPVDGAIATHDLSYAELGRLARRFSSALRSLGITKGARVFTLMGRTPELYIAMLGALRNGSVVSPLFSAFGPEPIATRVNIGQADVLVTTRALYQRKVAKIRDRLPSVRHVFVVDDGQGDGVPPDTLDFRQWVDAADENPPIEPTTADDPALLHFTSGTTGTPKGAIHVHGAVAMHYVTGRYALDLHPDDTYWCTADPGWVTGTSYGIISPLLHGVTSIVDEADFDAERWYRILQDQGVSVWYTAPTAIRMLIKAGPELPAQYHFPRLRFIASVGEPLNPEAVWWGKRVLGLPIHDNWWQTETGGIMIANTPAFDIKPGSMGRPLPGVDAFIVRRDDDGPVEVIDEPDVEGELALKPGWPSMFRGYLHAEERYRNAFANGLYLSGDLAKKDADGYFWFVGRKDDVIKSAGHLIGPFEVESALTDHPAVAEAAVIGIPDPTVGEMVKAFVTLKNGVVADEDLRLELLGHARKRLGATVAPKEIEFVDSLPHTSSGKIMRRLLKARELGLPEGDTSTIERQPAARAQGVPS, encoded by the coding sequence ATGGACGTCATCCACAAAACGGCCGCCGACTCCCGTGTCCGGCCCAACCTCACCGACTACGAGCACGAGCGCGCCCGGTTCGACTGGTCCGATGTACCGAATCTGTGCGAGGGCATGGGGCCAGGCTTGTGCAACATCGCCTACGCCGCCCTGGACAGGCACGCCGGCGGCCCGGCCGCGACGCGCACGGCCCTGCGGTTCGTCGCCGACAGGCCGGTGGACGGCGCGATCGCCACCCACGACCTCAGTTACGCCGAGCTCGGGCGGCTGGCCCGGCGATTCTCCAGCGCGCTGCGCTCGCTGGGCATCACCAAGGGCGCGCGCGTCTTCACCCTGATGGGCCGCACCCCCGAGCTCTACATCGCGATGCTGGGCGCGCTGCGCAACGGAAGCGTCGTCTCACCGCTGTTCTCGGCCTTCGGGCCAGAGCCGATCGCCACCCGGGTCAACATCGGGCAAGCCGACGTCCTGGTGACCACCCGGGCGCTCTATCAGCGCAAGGTCGCCAAGATCCGCGACCGGCTGCCCTCGGTGCGGCACGTCTTCGTCGTCGACGACGGTCAGGGTGACGGCGTCCCGCCGGACACGCTCGACTTCCGGCAGTGGGTGGACGCGGCCGACGAGAACCCACCGATCGAGCCCACCACCGCCGACGACCCGGCTCTGCTGCACTTCACCAGCGGCACCACGGGCACGCCCAAGGGCGCCATCCACGTGCACGGCGCCGTCGCGATGCACTACGTCACCGGCCGGTACGCACTTGACCTTCATCCCGACGACACCTATTGGTGCACAGCCGATCCGGGCTGGGTGACGGGCACGTCCTACGGCATCATCAGCCCGCTGCTGCACGGGGTCACGTCCATCGTCGACGAGGCGGACTTCGACGCCGAACGCTGGTATCGCATCCTGCAGGACCAGGGGGTGTCGGTGTGGTACACCGCGCCGACGGCCATCCGAATGCTCATCAAGGCGGGACCGGAACTGCCCGCGCAATACCACTTTCCGCGGCTGCGCTTCATCGCCAGCGTCGGAGAACCGCTCAACCCCGAAGCCGTCTGGTGGGGAAAACGAGTGCTGGGCTTGCCGATTCACGACAATTGGTGGCAGACCGAGACCGGCGGCATCATGATCGCCAACACGCCGGCGTTCGACATCAAGCCGGGCTCGATGGGCCGGCCCCTGCCCGGTGTGGACGCATTCATCGTGCGGCGCGACGACGACGGACCCGTCGAGGTGATCGACGAACCGGATGTCGAGGGCGAGCTCGCGCTCAAGCCGGGCTGGCCGTCGATGTTCCGCGGTTACCTCCACGCCGAGGAGCGATACCGGAACGCCTTCGCCAACGGGCTGTACCTCAGCGGGGATCTCGCCAAAAAGGATGCCGACGGCTATTTCTGGTTCGTCGGGCGCAAAGACGACGTAATCAAGTCCGCGGGACACCTGATCGGTCCGTTCGAGGTGGAGAGCGCCCTGACCGACCACCCCGCGGTCGCCGAGGCGGCCGTCATCGGCATACCCGACCCGACGGTCGGCGAAATGGTGAAAGCCTTTGTCACGCTGAAGAACGGCGTGGTGGCCGACGAAGACCTGCGGCTGGAGCTGCTCGGCCACGCCCGCAAACGACTGGGGGCGACCGTGGCGCCCAAGGAGATCGAGTTCGTCGACTCCTTGCCCCACACGAGCAGCGGCAAGATCATGCGGCGGCTGCTGAAGGCCCGAGAACTCGGGCTACCCGAGGGGGACACCTCCACCATCGAGCGACAACCCGCCGCCCGGGCCCAAGGAGTGCCGTCATGA